One genomic region from Vanacampus margaritifer isolate UIUO_Vmar chromosome 2, RoL_Vmar_1.0, whole genome shotgun sequence encodes:
- the LOC144044347 gene encoding noggin-like, with protein MDVNLAAVCAVLLVSVGLLAERAGCQHYFLLRPVPSDSLPFVDLREAPDPALDPRERDLNETELRGILGDFDGRFLAVSLPSISEEAKSAELSEDDETRQMLGGVLPKEIRALDLDAQLLGRRHKAGKKLKRRLQQWLWAYTFCPVLHSWNDLGARFWPRYVRTGSCPAKRSCSFPEGMMCKPAASAPLTVLRWRCAQRKAGLKCAWIPVRYPVITDCKCACAT; from the coding sequence ATGGACGTCAACCTGGCGGCCGTGTGCGCGGTGCTGCTCGTGTCCGTCGGGCTGCTGGCGGAGCGGGCCGGCTGCCAACACTACTTCCTCCTGCGACCCGTCCCTAGCGACAGCCTACCTTTCGTGGACCTGCGGGAGGCCCCGGACCCCGCGCTGGACCCCCGGGAGCGAGACCTCAACGAGACGGAGCTGCGCGGGATCCTGGGGGACTTTGACGGCCGCTTTTTGGCGGTGTCACTGCCGTCGATATCGGAGGAGGCCAAGTCGGCCGAGCTGTCGGAGGACGACGAGACGCGGCAGATGCTCGGCGGGGTGCTGCCCAAGGAGATCCGCGCGCTGGACTTGGACGCGCAGTTGCTGGGGAGGCGCCACAAGGCCGGCAAGAAGCTGAAGCGGCGCTTGCAGCAGTGGCTGTGGGCTTACACTTTCTGCCCGGTTCTGCACTCCTGGAACGACCTGGGCGCGCGCTTCTGGCCGCGCTACGTGCGAACAGGCAGCTGCCCGGCTAAGCGCTCGTGCTCTTTCCCGGAGGGGATGATGTGCAAACCCGCCGCTTCCGCGCCCCTCACCGTGCTCAGGTGGAGGTGCGCGCAAAGGAAGGCGGGGCTCAAGTGCGCCTGGATCCCGGTGCGCTACCCCGTCATCACGGACTGCAAGTGCGCGTGCGCCACATGA